In Halomonas denitrificans, the genomic stretch GCCCTGCGCACCGCCTGTCGATTCCCCGCCCGTGCCGGCAACCGTAGTCCAGCTCATTCTCGGCGATCCGCGAATCATAGACACGCTTCGGGAATGGACAAGCATCGCGCTTCTGACTGGAAACGGTCTGGTGACCCAGCCGCCCGCAATGGCCGAAGACATCGTCGCTGCCATCGATACGGCAGCGGGTGCTCCATGATCCTCCGTAGCCTCACGCGCCACGTCCGCGACCAGAACTGGTTCGCCGTGTTCCTCGACTTCCTGATCGTGGTCGTCGGTGTGTTCATCGGCATCCAGGTGGCGAACTGGAACGAGGCCAGAAACAATCGCTCGATCGCGATGGGGCACCTGTCGGAAATCGCCGAGGACATCCAGACCCACCTGGACTTCCACCCCGAGTTGTACGACGCGGCCACCGCGCGGATCGCCGCGGTGGACTACATCTACGATCGGGCGTTAGGGCGCAGCCTGCCGGATCGACTAGTTCTTTCCACGGTCGAATGGGACGTCCCTCCGACCGAGGCACTGAGCGAGGAGGAACTGGACCGCATCATGGGCTCCGTCAACCTCATCCGCATCACCGTCGGCTCCCGGAACGGCTACGAGTCACTGATCAATTCAGGCAACCTCGGCCTGATCGAGAGCCGGGACCTGGCGCGCGCGATCCAGCATTACTAAGGGCAATACGACGACCTGCTCGATACCGGGGAAGTATTCCGGGCGTTCCGCAACGACGGCGCCGCGGTCTTCCACGAGGCGGGAATCTCCGTATTCGATCGCCGTCCGGTCGAGGAGATCATCGAGATCACCCGAACCCACCCGCCCTTCGCCGCCTACCTGCGATCGACAAGGGAGTGGGCCATCGTCCATGCGGGCTTTCTCGAGAATCTCCGGATCGAGTCCGAAGCGTTGCTCGCCCGCATCAATGCAGAACTGGCAGCGGGACCATGATGCTCCGTTCCGTTCCACGCCACGTCCGCGACCCGGGCCGGATCGCGGTCGTTCTCGACGTCCTGTTCGTGGTGCTCGCGATCCACACTCGGAGTACCGCTTGCTGCTTCTTCGACCGCTGCGCCCCGCGCCGAGGCCGGTTCGGGTGGAGACGAACGGGTGTCAGGCCTGTCGGCGTCTGAACAGGGCGCGCAGCAGTTCGGACAGCGAAAGCCGGGCCAGATCGCGGAACTCCCCGGCGTCGAGAAACACGCCCTCGCAACCGGAGCAGATCTCGTAGCGGATGTCCGGCTTGTGGGGGTCGGCGACGTGGCGCGTGGGACGACCGCAGCGCGGACAGTCGATATGGGTCAGCGCGTTCATCGCTTCGCCCTCGGCGGGTTCGCCCACATCGATGGCCTCGGCGATCTCGCTCTGCGCCAGCCAGTCGAGCTCGCCGGCATCGAACCAGATGCCGCCGCAGCCGGTGCAGCGGTCGACCTCGACCCCGTCGGCCTCGACCGGCTCCATCGGCTCCCGGCACTTGGGGCAGCGCAGTTCGCTCATCGCGGGGGGCACGTTGGCGTCGGCAATTCGGGGATCGTGGGCGTCGGAGGCACACGCGGTCCGCGCGCCGTGGTCGGGCGGCTGGGCATCGGCGATTTCCCTGTGGGTTCCGGGCGGGGGACGTCCAATGGTAGGCAAAGCGACGCCTTTCGTCCACGCGTCGTCCACGCGGGCAAGGCTTCGCCGATCGGGACCGTTTGCATTCCTCCGTCGATTGGAGGATTCTGCGGAGACATTCCGCGTTCTCCGGCGGTCCGCGCGACCCCGCAACGACGTGAGGATTCCGCGGCCGGCGGGCCGCATCGCTGACGAGGGAGCCACCATGACCCGTTCCACCGACCCCACCGACCCCGTAGATGCCGTAGATGCCGTCGACCTCTCCAATTCCACCGACCCGACCGATTCCCGCCGCCGACGCGTTCTGAC encodes the following:
- a CDS encoding zf-TFIIB domain-containing protein, producing MSELRCPKCREPMEPVEADGVEVDRCTGCGGIWFDAGELDWLAQSEIAEAIDVGEPAEGEAMNALTHIDCPRCGRPTRHVADPHKPDIRYEICSGCEGVFLDAGEFRDLARLSLSELLRALFRRRQA